A stretch of Kaistella flava (ex Peng et al. 2021) DNA encodes these proteins:
- the xerA gene encoding site-specific tyrosine recombinase/integron integrase, whose product MRLNFQNIYKNFRIPILIIFISQNQRAMIWKAKLIKHHNVGRIAVEFERDEELIRRIKLISDARWNPQKKYWHIPDTFENRERFKIVQKEDTKPSEEGKEQLNQFIRCLSVQRYSPNTIKTYSDALRSFFIFFRKKNISEITNDDVLYFNTEYILKNNFSASYQNQITSAVKLYFKTVRETKIEIEKINRPKTPKVLPNVLSKEEVKLILNAHLNIKHKTMLCLMYSCGLRRSELLHLKSQDINSKRNIVLIKQGKGKKDRMVPLSSKILELLRDYYKQYRPKTWLFEGKNIGEQYSEQSLQHVLKQAVVKANIQKPVTLHWLRHSYATHLLESGTDLRYIQELLGHNSSRTTEIYTHVSTKSLQQIKSPFDDL is encoded by the coding sequence ATGCGTTTGAATTTCCAAAATATTTATAAAAACTTCCGTATTCCAATTTTGATTATCTTTATCTCTCAAAATCAGCGCGCTATGATCTGGAAAGCCAAATTAATTAAACACCATAATGTAGGCAGGATTGCTGTGGAATTCGAGAGGGATGAAGAACTAATCCGTAGAATAAAGCTGATTAGTGATGCCCGCTGGAATCCTCAAAAAAAGTATTGGCATATTCCAGATACTTTTGAAAATAGAGAACGCTTCAAAATAGTACAAAAGGAAGATACCAAACCTTCTGAGGAGGGCAAAGAGCAACTTAATCAATTTATCCGCTGCCTTTCTGTGCAAAGATATAGCCCAAACACAATCAAAACTTATTCTGACGCACTCCGTTCTTTTTTTATTTTTTTCAGAAAAAAGAATATTTCAGAAATTACAAACGATGATGTCCTTTATTTTAACACGGAATATATTTTAAAAAATAATTTTTCCGCTTCCTATCAAAATCAAATAACGAGTGCCGTAAAATTGTATTTTAAAACCGTTCGTGAAACTAAAATTGAAATTGAAAAAATTAATCGGCCAAAAACCCCTAAAGTTTTGCCTAATGTTTTGAGTAAAGAGGAAGTAAAATTGATTTTAAATGCACATCTCAACATTAAGCATAAAACGATGCTTTGCTTGATGTACAGTTGTGGATTACGGCGGAGTGAATTGCTTCATTTAAAAAGTCAAGATATTAATTCTAAAAGAAATATAGTCCTGATCAAGCAAGGTAAAGGAAAAAAAGACCGAATGGTCCCACTATCCAGTAAAATTTTAGAATTATTACGGGATTATTATAAGCAATACCGACCAAAAACCTGGCTGTTCGAAGGTAAAAATATTGGCGAACAATATTCTGAGCAAAGTTTACAACATGTCTTAAAACAAGCTGTGGTAAAAGCAAATATACAAAAGCCCGTTACTTTACACTGGTTGCGTCACAGTTATGCCACGCATTTGTTAGAAAGTGGCACTGATTTGCGTTATATTCAAGAATTACTGGGACATAACAGTAGTAGAACAACGGAAATTTACACCCATGTGAGCACAAAGAGTTTACAACAAATCAAAAGTCCCTTTGATGATTTATGA